A stretch of Coccidioides posadasii str. Silveira chromosome 2, complete sequence DNA encodes these proteins:
- a CDS encoding uncharacterized protein (CAZy:GH72~EggNog:ENOG410PHD0~COG:S~TransMembrane:1 (o334-352i)), which translates to MGGIGVHEYPRPWRKGKHKLTEDFAWQNHPAWEAAQFDAFKRTLDEFQQFEDTAAVFVGNELLNAKNGSHAAPYVLAAARDIKAYRDPKRYRNIPVRYSAADIAALRPMLQNYLVCRSNASETLVFFALNAYEWCGDSTYTRSGYLNLLKQAEGFPVPILFSETGCNTVRPRVFQDLTAIYGPKMVGTWSGAVVYEWIQEANDDGLITYGKASQQDDEKDPSDTVVVDGYFRQGKPKPIIPDFPNSKSRWATLTPTGVNLSDYSRKASSVIAPPRPDSTSGWNVDPSAELPILDEPIATLTAELKPTQTADGAAPSHKNSASQLLSSPTSGTTIFSLMVGALIALGGIIGWLL; encoded by the coding sequence ATGGGAGGGATTGGAGTACATGAATATCCCAGACCATGGCGTAAGGGAAAACACAAGCTTACCGAAGATTTTGCCTGGCAGAATCATCCCGCGTGGGAGGCAGCACAATTCGATGCGTTCAAAAGGACCTTGGATGAGTTTCAGCAATTTGAAGACACCGCTGCTGTATTCGTCGGAAATGAGCTTTTGAACGCAAAGAATGGCTCGCATGCAGCTCCTTACGTCCTTGCAGCGGCTCGGGATATCAAAGCGTACCGTGACCCTAAAAGGTACCGGAATATTCCCGTGCGCTATTCGGCAGCCGATATCGCCGCGTTACGACCAATGTTGCAGAACTATCTTGTCTGCCGGTCGAATGCCTCCGAAACATTGGTCTTTTTCGCCCTGAACGCGTACGAATGGTGCGGAGATTCGACTTATACGCGCTCCGGCTACTTAAACCTCCTAAAACAGGCTGAAGGCTTCCCAGTGCCAATCCTCTTCTCGGAGACCGGATGCAACACTGTCCGCCCAAGGGTGTTCCAGGACTTGACCGCCATTTACGGGCCCAAGATGGTGGGAACCTGGTCTGGTGCAGTCGTCTATGAGTGGATCCAAGAAGCAAATGACGACGGCCTGATAACATACGGCAAAGCTTCCCAGCAGGACGATGAGAAGGACCCGTCTGATACAGTTGTCGTAGATGGATATTTCCGCCAAGGCAAACCAAAGCCTATCATACCGGATTTTCCTAATTCAAAGTCCCGCTGGGCAACGTTGACTCCAACGGGTGTGAACTTATCGGACTATTCGCGGAAGGCATCCTCCGTCATCGCTCCGCCACGTCCGGATTCCACCTCTGGATGGAATGTAGATCCCAGCGCTGAGCTGCCAATCCTTGATGAACCGATTGCGACCTTGACTGCAGAATTAAAACCCACCCAGACTGCAGACGGAGCAGCACCGTCACATAAAAACAGTGCAAGCCAATTGCTTTCATCACCCACTTCTGGAACGACCATATTTTCCCTCATGGTGGGGGCTTTGATTGCTCTCGGTGGAATAATTGGATGGCTTCTCTGA
- a CDS encoding uncharacterized protein (EggNog:ENOG410PX68) produces MLNSAMESPFRIREEDKAALNDSEKFQAVRLRLQESARSEFCTLHGNDEIVSSEKQTFQLHRDILHALFTPLLQFLRQASLVAALAVPGQPRSDLELAFRGDARSAYAWLRCIVTEERNWCLTKGCPACVVLHVFQSEPLVRLIIIACRFPEYMRSAGLGRCQYHVPSFRFWLTALKDAVERDPFWDDGFWQRVESRATFLELGIYQLTVQCLQLRGVGSRTSVGMSRSDVMPRPRPQSDGVQLKLSAIALRQVTMKWEEQAELSKLTAGGARSQPSGPGT; encoded by the exons ATGTTGAACTCCGCCATGGAATCCCCTTTTCGGAtcagagaggaggacaaggccgCCTTGAATGACAGTGAAAAGTTTCAAGCGGTGAGGCTGCGCTTGCAAGAGAGTGCACGGTCAGA ATTCTGCACATTGCACGGAAATGATGAGATCGTTTCATCGGAAAAACAGACATTCCAGCTCCATCGCGATATACTACACGCCCTCTTCACGCCATTGTTGCAGTTTCTTCGGCAGGCGTCTTTGGTCGCTGCGCTTGCTGTACCGGGCCAGCCACGTTCAGATTTGGAGCTGGCTTTCCGTGGCGATGCTCGCAGTGCGTACGCGTGGCTTCGATGTATAGTGACCGAAGAGCGCAATTGGTGTCTGACAAAGGGTTGCCCCGCCTGCGTCGTGTTGCATGTGTTTCAATCCGAGCCACTCGTCCGTCTCATCATCATTGCGTGTCGCTTTCCAGAATATATGAGGTCTGCAGGGCTCGGCCGCTGCCAGTACCACGTCCCTTCGTTCCGGTTCTGGTTGACTGCCTTGAAAGACGCCGTGGAGAGAGATCCGTTCTGGGACGACGGGTTCTGGCAAAGGGTCGAGTCCCGTGCGACCTTTCTGGAGTTGGGCATCTATCAGCTTACGGTGCAGTGCCTCCAATTACGCGGTGTGGGGAGCAGGACGTCGGTTGGCATGTCCCGAAGCGACGTCATGCCCAGGCCCCGGCCGCAATCTGATGGCGTTCAGCTAAAGCTCTCGGCCATAGCGTTGAGGCAGGTGACGATGAAATGGGAGGAACAGGCTGAATTGTCGAAGCTGACTGCAGGGGGTGCCCGGTCGCAGCCGAGCGGCCCAGGCACCTAG